The nucleotide sequence TATCAATCTTTGCAGCTAAGATAGCTACTGTAAATACACAAAAAGTATTTCAAGGTTATTCAAAGACACAAGTTGCTAAAACAAAGTTAGAAACTGAAAAAACAAAATTAGAGGGACAACTAGCAGTTAAAGCTAAAAACTTAGAAAAAATAGCTAAAGAATTAAATGCTAAAGGTGATAAGGTAACAGTTGCGGAAAAAGATAAATTCCAAAAACAACAAATGGAATTTGGAAAAGAACGTCAAGCGTTACAACAAAAATTAGGAAGATTAGAATATGAAGAGATGGGATCAATACAAACTGAGATAAAATCAGCAGTTCAACAAGTAGCAAGAAAAAATAAATACGAGATGGTTATTGAAGAAGGTGCTGTATTATACGGTGGAAAAGATATAACTGCAGATGTATTAAAAGTCTTAGAAAGTTCAAAAAAAATAAAATTATAATGATATTAGGAGGAGTTTATGTATAATTTAGAAAAATTATCGACTCTTCTTGGTGGAGAAATTAAGGGGGATAAAGTTCAGAAAATAACTGGACTTGCTCCCTTTTTTCAAGCCAAGAAGGGTGAGGTGACATTTGCAGCAGAGGATAAATTTTTAACGAAATTAGGTGAGACTGATGCAACGGTATTGGTAGTTCCTAAGTTAGAGGAATATCTGCCTAATAAAACATATATAGTCGTTGAAAAAAACCCTAGAGAATTGATGCCTATATTGTTAAAGTTTTTTAAAAAAGAAGTGATGTTCCCTATAAAAGCAATAGAGGATAGTGCACTAATAGGAGAGAGGGTAAGAGTAGCGCCTAATGTCTATATAGGTCATGGAGCAAAGATCGGTAACGACGTGACTATACACCCAAATGCTTATATAGGTCAGGATGTAGTGATAGGAGAAGGATCTGTCATCTATCCCAATGCAGTGGTTAGAGAATTCTGTATCTTAGGAAAAAATTGTATCTTACAGCCGGGTGCTGTGATAGGATCTGATGGATTTGGATATACTAAGGTAGATGGAAATAATATAAAGATAGAACAGATAGGAAGGGTAATTTTAGAAAATGATGTAGAAATTGGTGCTAATACTACCATAGACAGGGGAGCTATTGGAGACACTGTTATAAAAAAATACACTAAAATTGATAACCTGGTGCAGTTAGGACACAATGGAATCATTGGAGAAAACTGTTTTATCATCTCCCAAGTGGGGATAGCAGGAAGTACAGAGGTTGGAGATAACTGTACCTTGGCAGGGCAGGTAGGAGTAGCTGGACACATTAAAATAGGTGATAATGTGGTTTTAGGAGCTCAATCAGGTGTATCGGGTAATATAGCTTCTAATCAAGTTCTTTCTGGAAATCCACCGGTGAGTGTAAAAGAGCATCTAAAAATAAAAGCCAGTTTAAAAAAATTACCAGAATTGGTGAAAAAAGTAAAAAAATTGGAAAAAAAGTAAAAAAATCAAAATAATGAAAAAACATTCATGAAAGGCACCCGTATGGGTGCCTTTTTGTCTGAAAACATTGCGTTTTATACTAATTAGTAGTATAATTTTCCTATGAAAAATTATGATGAGAAAGAGATGAGAAATTTGAAGTTATTGGTAACTTTATCCAGGTGTAACTCCTCTGTAAATAGTAGGATATATCCAAAAATTAAGGAGGAAGGTTTAACAGAAACACAATTTTCAGTATTAAATTTACTTTATCACAAGGGAAAATTTAATATTAAAGAGATCATTGAAAAGACATTTTCAAGTGGTGGAACAATGACAGTAGTGGTAAATAATCTATTAAAGGAGGGTTATATAAAAAAGGAAAGGTCTGAGGTAGATAAAAGACAGGTACTAATTAGTATTACTTCTAAAGGCTTAAATCTATTGGATTATATCTTAGGGACTCATGTTGAAAATTTAAAAAATACCTTTGATGTACTGACAGACACAGAAAAATTGATTTTAACTGAATTATTAAAAAAATTAGGAAAGGGTAAAGTGAATGAAGAAAATTAATAAACAACTAAAGAAAGAAGCGATAATAACAGTGGTTCTATACCTCATATATTTTGTGTGGTGGTATAGTTTTGCATATGGATTAGGAGATGTAGATCCAAAAGATTATAAATATATCTTAGGTCTACCAGAATGGTTTTTTTATTCTTGTGTCTTAGGATTTTTGATGATAACGACTTTATTATGGGTTTCTATCAAGTTATTCTTTAAAGAAGTAGATTTAAAAATATATGAAAAAAATGCAGGGAGAGAAGAATGGAAAAAATAAAATTAATATTACCTCTATTGGTATATTTAGGGATAACTTTATATATAGCATATTATAACAGTCCAAGAAGAAAAAAAAGTAAAAATTTTACCAACGAATATTTTATTGGAAACAGAAGTATGGGAGGATTCGTCCTGGCCATGACTGTTATTGCTACCTATACTGGAGCCAGTTCATTTTTAGGAGGACCAGGAGTAGCCTATAAATTAGGTTTAGGGTGGGTGCTGTTAGCTTCTATTCAGATACCCACAGCTTTTTTAACTTTGGGAATATTAGGAAAAAAATTAGCTATTATCTCTAGAAAAATTGACGGTATAACAATAAATGATTTCCTCCGAGCTAGATACCAAAATAAGTGGGTAGTAATAATGTCTTCTACGGCTATCCTATTATTTTTTATGGCCTATATGGTCGTTCAGGTTATTGGAGGAGCCAGGTTATTTGAAGTCCTGACAGGACTAGACTACACTGTAGGTTTAGTTATTTTTGGATTTGCAATAATATTTTACACTGTGTTTGGCGGATTTAAAACTGTAGCCATAACTGATGCTATCCAAGGGGTTATAATGCTGATAACCAGTATAATTCTATTTTGGGTTTTAAAAGAAGCCGGCGGTGGGATGAGAAACATCATGAAAACTATCTATGAGATAGATCCAAATCTGTTGACTCCAAGTAGTGGAGGAGCTATAACCAAACCCTTTATCATGTCGTTTTGGGTATTAGTAGGAGTAGGTCTTTTGGGACTCCCTCAGACGACCATAAGATGTATGGGGTTTAAAGACAGCAGATCCCTCCATAGAGCTATGGTTATAGGAACCTTTGTAGTTGGATTTTTAATGATAATGATGCATCTGATTGGAGTTATGGGGATAGCGATTATACCTAACGAACAATTGGGAGATAAGGTAATTCCAATCTTAGCTATTAGAAATTTATCTCCAGTATTATTAGGAGTCTTCATAGGAGGACCATTAGCTGCAATTATGTCTACTGTAGATTCTCTTTTGATTCAGACAAGTTCAACCATAGTAAAAGACATCTATATAAATTATATAGCTGTGGATATAGATGAGAAGAAATTGAGCAGAATATCTCTGTGGACAACTTTAATTATGGGTGTTATGGTATTTGCACTGGCTTTTCACCCTCCGGAATTTATAGTTTGGCTGAATTTATTTGCCTTAGGAGGATTAGAAGCAGTATTTATGTGGCCTATACTGTTGGGGTTATATTGGAAAAAAGCGAACTCTACTGGGGCTCTCCTCAGTATGGGGATAAGCCTTTTGGTATATGTCACCATGACTCTTTTAAAAATAAAGTTCTTTGGGATGCATCAAATAGTGCCTACAATAGTAGTAGGTGGGATAGTGTTTGTAATAGGATCGTATCTAAAAAAACCTAGTTCAGAGGAGCATTTAGCAATATTTTTTGAGTAAAAAAAGATTTAAATTTAGGAGGCAAAAATGGAGATAAAATTAAAAAAAATAGATATAGATATAAAAAAAGGCGATCTAGAAAAATTTAATGAGATAGAGTTTGCTAGATTAGTAGAGGGCTCA is from Psychrilyobacter atlanticus DSM 19335 and encodes:
- the panF gene encoding sodium/pantothenate symporter; the protein is MEKIKLILPLLVYLGITLYIAYYNSPRRKKSKNFTNEYFIGNRSMGGFVLAMTVIATYTGASSFLGGPGVAYKLGLGWVLLASIQIPTAFLTLGILGKKLAIISRKIDGITINDFLRARYQNKWVVIMSSTAILLFFMAYMVVQVIGGARLFEVLTGLDYTVGLVIFGFAIIFYTVFGGFKTVAITDAIQGVIMLITSIILFWVLKEAGGGMRNIMKTIYEIDPNLLTPSSGGAITKPFIMSFWVLVGVGLLGLPQTTIRCMGFKDSRSLHRAMVIGTFVVGFLMIMMHLIGVMGIAIIPNEQLGDKVIPILAIRNLSPVLLGVFIGGPLAAIMSTVDSLLIQTSSTIVKDIYINYIAVDIDEKKLSRISLWTTLIMGVMVFALAFHPPEFIVWLNLFALGGLEAVFMWPILLGLYWKKANSTGALLSMGISLLVYVTMTLLKIKFFGMHQIVPTIVVGGIVFVIGSYLKKPSSEEHLAIFFE
- a CDS encoding YhdT family protein, coding for MKKINKQLKKEAIITVVLYLIYFVWWYSFAYGLGDVDPKDYKYILGLPEWFFYSCVLGFLMITTLLWVSIKLFFKEVDLKIYEKNAGREEWKK
- a CDS encoding MarR family winged helix-turn-helix transcriptional regulator, with the protein product MKNYDEKEMRNLKLLVTLSRCNSSVNSRIYPKIKEEGLTETQFSVLNLLYHKGKFNIKEIIEKTFSSGGTMTVVVNNLLKEGYIKKERSEVDKRQVLISITSKGLNLLDYILGTHVENLKNTFDVLTDTEKLILTELLKKLGKGKVNEEN
- a CDS encoding OmpH family outer membrane protein — its product is MKKMLTLAMAIGMSVSIFAAKIATVNTQKVFQGYSKTQVAKTKLETEKTKLEGQLAVKAKNLEKIAKELNAKGDKVTVAEKDKFQKQQMEFGKERQALQQKLGRLEYEEMGSIQTEIKSAVQQVARKNKYEMVIEEGAVLYGGKDITADVLKVLESSKKIKL
- the lpxD gene encoding UDP-3-O-(3-hydroxymyristoyl)glucosamine N-acyltransferase, giving the protein MYNLEKLSTLLGGEIKGDKVQKITGLAPFFQAKKGEVTFAAEDKFLTKLGETDATVLVVPKLEEYLPNKTYIVVEKNPRELMPILLKFFKKEVMFPIKAIEDSALIGERVRVAPNVYIGHGAKIGNDVTIHPNAYIGQDVVIGEGSVIYPNAVVREFCILGKNCILQPGAVIGSDGFGYTKVDGNNIKIEQIGRVILENDVEIGANTTIDRGAIGDTVIKKYTKIDNLVQLGHNGIIGENCFIISQVGIAGSTEVGDNCTLAGQVGVAGHIKIGDNVVLGAQSGVSGNIASNQVLSGNPPVSVKEHLKIKASLKKLPELVKKVKKLEKK